One window of the Fusobacterium animalis 7_1 genome contains the following:
- a CDS encoding helix-turn-helix transcriptional regulator, translated as MKKVGFVIPSFIYEILVGDMEYFRLKSGELGNKILSYYLGKTILGKLDFKTSSSERVQFNLSKTNEKILEQLKKEKKFEKESEYFRNIYFTYINNLRYIRERIIFNRNFEDIENAIKFNRKIIIEYHSKIRTVNPYHICIANKEERSYLFCYCEVANDYRAFRVSEIKDIKLLDVKLERKDSLYINNVQESFDPFLSFNKKVKVKFTEKGVKRYEKALVNRPRLISKENDIYTFQCSEKMAKVYFPQFYAEVEILEPISLREELKKEFQKILNLYK; from the coding sequence ATGAAAAAAGTAGGTTTTGTTATACCAAGTTTTATATATGAGATTTTAGTTGGTGATATGGAATATTTTAGATTAAAATCGGGGGAATTAGGAAATAAAATCTTAAGTTATTATTTGGGAAAAACTATATTAGGAAAACTTGATTTTAAAACTAGTTCTTCTGAAAGAGTGCAATTTAATTTATCAAAAACTAATGAAAAAATATTAGAACAGTTAAAAAAAGAGAAGAAATTTGAGAAAGAGAGTGAGTATTTTAGAAATATATATTTCACTTATATCAATAATTTAAGGTATATAAGAGAAAGAATTATATTCAATAGAAATTTTGAAGATATAGAAAATGCTATTAAATTTAATAGGAAAATTATTATTGAATATCATTCTAAAATAAGAACAGTAAATCCATATCATATTTGCATTGCTAATAAAGAAGAAAGATCCTATCTATTTTGTTATTGTGAAGTAGCTAATGATTATAGAGCATTCAGAGTTTCCGAAATTAAGGATATTAAACTTTTAGATGTTAAGTTAGAAAGAAAAGATAGTCTTTATATAAATAATGTACAAGAGTCATTTGATCCATTTTTATCTTTTAATAAAAAAGTAAAAGTAAAATTTACTGAAAAAGGAGTAAAAAGATATGAAAAAGCATTAGTTAATAGGCCTAGATTAATTTCAAAAGAAAATGATATTTATACTTTTCAATGTAGTGAAAAGATGGCAAAAGTTTATTTTCCACAGTTTTATGCAGAAGTTGAAATTTTAGAGCCTATTTCATTAAGAGAAGAATTAAAAAAAGAATTTCAAAAAATATTAAATTTATATAAATAA